In one Polynucleobacter sp. JS-JIR-5-A7 genomic region, the following are encoded:
- the odhB gene encoding 2-oxoglutarate dehydrogenase complex dihydrolipoyllysine-residue succinyltransferase: MAIFEVKVPQLSESVAEATLLQWKKKVGDAVGQDEILIEIETDKVVLEVPSPSAGVLTEIIVADGGTVVAEQLLAKIDSTAVASAPAAAPAPATPAAAPAKAAAPAKSAGAAAAPSAAKILAEKNVSAAQVAGSGRDGRITKGDALNATAGGTKSAALPNVSIPTGDRPEERVPMSRLRARIAERLLESQANNAILTTFNEVNMAPVIAMRNKYKDQFEKVHGVKLGFMSFFVKAATHALKKFPLLNASVDGNDIVYHGYFDIGIAVSSPRGLVVPILRDVDQMNLADIEKKIAEFGTKAREGKLSIEELTGGTFSISNGGVFGSMLSTPIINPPQSAILGIHATKDRAVVENGQVVVRPINYLALSYDHRIIDGREAVLGLVAMKDALEDPSRLLLDL; this comes from the coding sequence ATGGCTATTTTTGAAGTTAAAGTTCCCCAACTCTCCGAGTCAGTTGCTGAAGCAACTTTATTGCAGTGGAAAAAGAAAGTCGGCGACGCAGTGGGTCAAGACGAGATCTTGATTGAAATTGAAACCGATAAAGTCGTACTTGAAGTGCCATCACCTTCCGCAGGTGTTTTGACAGAAATCATTGTTGCCGATGGCGGCACTGTTGTTGCTGAACAATTGCTAGCAAAGATTGACAGCACTGCTGTAGCCTCTGCTCCTGCTGCAGCTCCAGCTCCAGCTACACCTGCTGCCGCTCCTGCGAAAGCTGCTGCACCTGCTAAATCTGCTGGCGCAGCAGCTGCTCCTTCAGCGGCAAAGATCCTCGCCGAAAAAAATGTCAGCGCTGCGCAAGTAGCTGGCTCTGGTCGTGATGGCCGTATTACCAAGGGCGATGCTTTGAATGCCACTGCAGGCGGAACAAAGTCTGCTGCCTTGCCGAATGTATCCATTCCAACTGGCGATCGTCCAGAAGAGCGCGTACCGATGAGTCGCTTGCGTGCTCGCATTGCTGAGCGTTTACTGGAGTCACAGGCCAACAATGCCATCTTGACCACCTTCAACGAAGTCAATATGGCCCCCGTGATTGCCATGCGCAATAAATATAAAGACCAGTTTGAGAAAGTTCATGGCGTGAAGTTAGGCTTTATGTCTTTCTTTGTAAAGGCAGCTACGCATGCTTTGAAGAAATTCCCATTGCTGAATGCTTCTGTTGATGGCAACGATATTGTTTACCACGGCTACTTTGATATTGGTATCGCAGTGAGTTCGCCCCGCGGCTTGGTAGTGCCTATTTTGCGCGACGTTGACCAAATGAATTTGGCCGACATCGAGAAGAAAATTGCAGAGTTCGGCACCAAGGCTCGCGAAGGCAAGTTGTCGATTGAAGAGTTGACTGGTGGCACCTTCTCCATCTCTAACGGCGGTGTGTTTGGTTCTATGCTTTCCACCCCAATCATCAACCCTCCACAATCTGCCATTTTGGGTATTCATGCGACTAAAGATCGTGCTGTAGTTGAGAATGGTCAAGTGGTGGTTCGCCCCATTAACTATTTAGCTCTGTCTTATGACCATCGCATCATTGATGGTCGCGAGGCTGTACTTGGTTTGGTTGCCATGAAGGATGCTTTAGAAGATCCCTCACGTCTTCTCCTTGATTTATAA
- a CDS encoding 2-oxoglutarate dehydrogenase E1 component, giving the protein MMQDQRDNSYLFGGNAPYVEELYESYLHDPASVADHWRDYFDNVKQVPAVDGSSRTDIAHGPIVASFAERAKQGPIRTISDSADSEMGRKRVAVQQLIAAYRNVGNRWANTDPLKRTERQDIPELDPAFYGFTDGDMDIVFNTSNTFFGRAEMSLRDLLQALRETYCGTIGAEYMFITDQKIKKWWQEKLESIRSKPSFNVDKKRQILDRITAAEGLERYLQAKYVGQKRFSLEGGESFIACMDELIHEAGAKGVQEIVIGMAHRGRLNVLINTLGKMPKDLFAEFEHKGPETLPAGDVKYHQGFSSDISTPTGPVHVSLSFNPSHLEIVNPVVEGSARARMDRRGDVLGQQVLPVLVHGDAAIAGQGVMQETLAMAEVRGYSTGGTVHIVINNQIGFTTSDPRDLRSSLYCTDIMKIIDAPVLHVNGDDPEAVVLATQLAIEFRTQFHKDVAIDIVCFRKLGHNEQDTPSMTQPLMYKIIAAHPGTRKLYGDKLEAEGTLPVGTGDQMVKDYRAAMDAGKQTSDPVLSNYKGKFSVDWSPFLNKKWTDEADTAIPLTEWKRLAERVSTAREGFKVHPLVEKVLNDRAAMGRGETNVDWGMGEHMAFASLVASGYPVRLSGEDSGRGTFTHRHAVLHNQNREKWDTGVYIPLRHIAKDQAPFLVIDSILSEEAVLGFEYGYASAEPNTLTIWEAQFGDFANGAQVVIDQFIASGEVKWGRANGLVMMLPHGYEGQGPEHSSARLERFMQLCADTNMQVIQPTTASQIFHVLRRQMIRQFRKPLILMTPKSLLRNKEAASPLSEFTKGGFQTVLGERDDTIDAKQVTRLIMCSGKVYYDLVKQRAERKIADAAIIRLEQLYPFPHKALTAELKKYPKLEEVVWCQDEPQNQGAWFFVQHNILENMSDGMKLAYAGRPASASPACGYAHLHQEQQKSLLNTAFAKLKGYVITK; this is encoded by the coding sequence ATGATGCAGGACCAAAGGGATAATTCCTATCTCTTCGGCGGAAACGCCCCCTATGTAGAAGAACTCTACGAATCCTACTTGCACGATCCAGCTTCTGTTGCTGATCATTGGCGAGATTATTTTGATAACGTGAAACAAGTCCCGGCTGTGGATGGTTCATCTCGAACCGACATTGCGCACGGACCGATTGTTGCGTCATTTGCTGAACGGGCTAAACAAGGTCCTATTAGAACAATTTCTGATTCAGCTGACTCGGAAATGGGTCGTAAGCGGGTTGCAGTCCAACAGTTAATTGCGGCGTATCGTAACGTCGGTAACCGCTGGGCCAACACTGATCCCTTAAAGCGGACAGAGCGCCAGGATATTCCTGAGCTTGATCCAGCTTTCTATGGCTTTACTGATGGCGATATGGATATCGTCTTCAATACCAGCAATACATTCTTCGGAAGAGCTGAAATGAGCTTGCGTGATTTACTGCAAGCATTGCGTGAGACCTATTGCGGCACGATTGGTGCTGAATATATGTTCATCACTGATCAAAAGATTAAAAAGTGGTGGCAAGAGAAGCTGGAATCGATTCGCTCAAAGCCCTCATTTAACGTTGATAAAAAGCGTCAGATTTTAGATCGCATTACTGCTGCTGAGGGCTTGGAACGTTATCTTCAGGCGAAGTATGTTGGTCAAAAACGCTTCTCTCTTGAGGGGGGTGAAAGTTTTATTGCCTGTATGGATGAATTGATTCATGAGGCTGGTGCCAAAGGTGTTCAAGAGATTGTGATTGGCATGGCTCATCGCGGTCGTCTGAATGTTTTGATAAATACTTTAGGAAAAATGCCTAAAGACTTGTTTGCTGAGTTTGAGCATAAAGGTCCTGAAACCTTACCGGCTGGTGATGTGAAGTATCACCAAGGTTTTTCAAGTGATATCTCGACACCAACCGGTCCAGTGCACGTTTCTTTGTCTTTTAATCCCTCTCACTTAGAGATTGTGAATCCTGTAGTGGAGGGTTCAGCTCGTGCTCGCATGGATCGTCGCGGGGACGTATTAGGGCAGCAAGTACTTCCTGTCCTAGTGCATGGTGATGCTGCCATTGCTGGTCAGGGCGTGATGCAAGAAACTTTAGCGATGGCTGAAGTGCGTGGATACTCGACTGGCGGCACAGTTCACATTGTGATTAATAACCAAATTGGTTTCACGACTTCAGATCCGCGAGATTTGCGCTCTAGCTTGTACTGTACGGACATCATGAAAATTATTGATGCGCCGGTATTGCATGTGAATGGCGATGATCCTGAGGCAGTCGTATTAGCAACTCAGCTGGCTATCGAGTTCCGTACACAATTTCATAAAGATGTGGCAATCGACATTGTTTGCTTCAGAAAACTGGGTCATAACGAGCAAGATACACCCTCGATGACTCAGCCCTTGATGTATAAAATTATTGCTGCGCATCCTGGTACACGCAAGCTATACGGCGATAAGCTAGAGGCGGAAGGAACGCTACCCGTTGGCACGGGAGATCAGATGGTCAAGGACTACCGAGCTGCGATGGATGCTGGTAAACAGACTTCTGACCCAGTTCTGAGTAATTACAAAGGCAAGTTCTCAGTGGATTGGTCGCCATTTTTGAATAAGAAATGGACCGATGAGGCTGACACAGCGATACCGCTAACGGAGTGGAAGCGCTTGGCAGAACGTGTTTCAACTGCCCGCGAAGGTTTTAAAGTACATCCCTTGGTTGAAAAGGTATTAAATGATCGCGCTGCAATGGGTCGCGGTGAAACGAATGTCGACTGGGGTATGGGTGAGCATATGGCCTTCGCATCCCTAGTGGCCAGCGGTTATCCAGTGCGTTTATCTGGTGAGGATAGTGGTCGTGGTACCTTTACGCATCGCCATGCAGTTTTACATAATCAAAATCGTGAGAAGTGGGATACCGGTGTTTATATTCCCTTGCGCCATATTGCAAAAGATCAAGCACCATTTCTCGTGATTGACTCCATCCTGTCTGAAGAGGCCGTGCTTGGATTTGAATATGGGTATGCTTCCGCCGAGCCGAATACGCTGACGATTTGGGAAGCACAGTTTGGTGACTTTGCTAATGGCGCTCAAGTGGTGATTGATCAGTTCATCGCCTCTGGCGAAGTGAAGTGGGGTCGTGCCAATGGCTTGGTCATGATGTTGCCGCATGGTTATGAGGGCCAAGGTCCAGAGCATTCTTCTGCGCGTCTTGAACGTTTTATGCAGTTATGTGCAGATACCAATATGCAGGTCATTCAGCCAACCACAGCATCACAGATTTTCCATGTATTGCGTCGCCAAATGATTCGTCAGTTCCGCAAACCGCTGATCTTGATGACGCCTAAATCATTGCTGCGCAATAAAGAGGCTGCGTCACCTTTATCTGAATTTACTAAGGGTGGATTTCAAACGGTTTTGGGTGAGCGTGATGACACGATTGACGCTAAACAAGTAACTCGTTTAATTATGTGCTCTGGTAAGGTCTACTACGACTTAGTGAAGCAGCGGGCTGAAAGAAAGATTGCTGATGCAGCGATCATTCGTTTGGAGCAGTTATATCCATTCCCGCACAAAGCATTAACTGCTGAGTTGAAGAAATATCCAAAATTGGAAGAGGTAGTCTGGTGTCAAGATGAACCACAAAACCAGGGCGCCTGGTTCTTTGTACAACACAACATCTTAGAGAACATGTCTGATGGTATGAAGCTAGCATATGCGGGCCGTCCTGCATCTGCTTCGCCGGCTTGTGGATATGCTCATCTGCATCAAGAACAACAGAAGTCTCTTCTCAATACGGCATTTGCCAAATTAAAAGGTTATGTGATTACGAAATAA
- a CDS encoding helix-turn-helix domain-containing protein has protein sequence MKAIKPEMEYLSTRQSAKVLQISLGTVQKMVELGELIAWKTRGGHRRILASSLEQQLQRRKRAMRQKTTQNCIAMGIFRRTENSEELLQSIQDWHLKVHMEVAVDSLEGLMKAVSIAPDLIFLDALIPPVEQVHLIHYLSKNKDTQRIPILVDEGFIKLHPGVVALADENHGNRSPLSESIKEELENGLIDLNPLIIGYPATNPDLEASLAQSSRHELLEPLFLEALARKCA, from the coding sequence ATGAAAGCAATTAAGCCAGAAATGGAATATCTCAGTACTAGGCAAAGCGCCAAAGTCCTACAGATCTCTTTAGGAACTGTTCAAAAAATGGTGGAATTAGGCGAATTAATCGCCTGGAAGACCCGTGGCGGCCATCGCCGCATTCTCGCTAGCTCACTTGAGCAGCAACTTCAGAGAAGAAAACGGGCTATGCGGCAGAAAACTACCCAAAACTGCATCGCTATGGGTATTTTTAGGAGAACTGAGAATAGTGAGGAGTTATTGCAATCCATTCAAGATTGGCACCTCAAAGTCCATATGGAGGTGGCGGTAGATAGTTTAGAAGGCTTAATGAAGGCGGTTTCCATAGCACCGGATTTAATCTTCCTGGACGCGCTAATCCCGCCAGTTGAGCAAGTTCATTTAATCCATTATCTTAGTAAAAACAAGGACACACAGCGCATTCCTATACTAGTAGATGAAGGTTTTATTAAGCTTCACCCTGGCGTAGTTGCCTTAGCGGACGAAAACCACGGAAACAGGTCACCACTCTCAGAATCCATTAAAGAAGAGCTTGAAAATGGCTTGATAGACCTAAACCCCCTGATTATTGGCTACCCAGCCACAAATCCTGACCTAGAAGCCTCATTAGCCCAGAGCAGTCGCCATGAGCTGTTGGAACCGCTCTTTCTGGAGGCTTTAGCTAGGAAATGTGCCTAG
- a CDS encoding H-NS family nucleoid-associated regulatory protein, which produces MSSYKELLAQREQLDKQIKEAINREKADGIAKAKLIIEQYHLTASDLFSRKSGGKSAGGKVAPKYRNPSTGETWTGRGKAPKWIEGRDRSNYLI; this is translated from the coding sequence ATGTCTTCTTATAAAGAACTTTTAGCTCAACGCGAGCAATTAGATAAGCAAATTAAAGAAGCAATTAACCGTGAAAAAGCCGACGGAATTGCAAAAGCGAAGCTCATTATTGAGCAATATCACCTAACTGCCTCAGACCTATTTAGTCGTAAATCAGGTGGTAAAAGTGCTGGCGGCAAGGTGGCCCCTAAGTATCGCAACCCATCTACCGGTGAAACTTGGACAGGACGCGGTAAGGCTCCCAAGTGGATTGAGGGTAGAGATCGCAGTAATTACCTCATTTAA
- a CDS encoding PaaI family thioesterase, with protein sequence MDIPFLDHLGVVPEYAEAGKVRISYTVKPEHTNSFHVAQGGLIMTLLDFAMGAAARTASNHELGAITIDMTTSFLRPSLGKIIVEGSLLKAGKSINYCEAVALNEAGEITAKASGTFMLRR encoded by the coding sequence TTGGACATACCCTTTTTGGATCATTTGGGTGTAGTGCCTGAATATGCAGAAGCAGGCAAAGTACGAATTAGCTATACCGTGAAGCCAGAACATACCAATAGCTTTCATGTTGCTCAAGGCGGCCTCATCATGACTCTTTTGGATTTTGCGATGGGGGCTGCCGCGCGAACCGCTTCAAATCATGAGTTAGGTGCAATTACCATTGACATGACTACCAGTTTCTTAAGGCCTAGCTTAGGAAAAATCATCGTTGAAGGCAGCCTTTTGAAAGCCGGCAAGTCTATTAACTACTGTGAGGCTGTTGCTCTGAATGAGGCTGGAGAGATCACCGCGAAGGCTAGCGGGACTTTTATGTTGAGAAGGTAA
- a CDS encoding MerR family transcriptional regulator, whose protein sequence is MLEKTEFDASSALPSSQLPPIPAKRYFTIGEVADLCGVRSHVLRYWEQEFSQLSPQKRRGNRRYYQHHEVVLIRKIRALLYEEGFTISGARNRLEEARGELRLRDELQAVLQILSK, encoded by the coding sequence ATGCTCGAGAAAACCGAGTTTGATGCTAGCTCGGCACTCCCGAGCTCTCAACTCCCCCCCATTCCAGCCAAGCGCTACTTCACTATTGGTGAGGTAGCTGACCTCTGCGGCGTGCGTTCACACGTTCTACGTTACTGGGAACAAGAATTCTCTCAGCTGAGCCCGCAGAAGCGTCGTGGTAATCGTCGCTACTATCAGCACCATGAAGTGGTCTTAATTCGTAAAATTCGTGCCTTGTTGTACGAAGAGGGCTTTACTATAAGCGGCGCTCGAAATCGCCTTGAAGAAGCGCGCGGAGAACTCCGTTTGCGTGATGAATTGCAAGCCGTTCTGCAAATTCTGTCTAAATAG
- a CDS encoding integration host factor subunit alpha has product MNELLASDTVTKNELSEALFDQVGLNKREAKDMIDAFFDRIGKSLEAGTEVKISGFGNFQLRNKSARPGRNPKTGQMIPIAARRVVTFHASQKLKDVVESHARENRV; this is encoded by the coding sequence ATGAACGAATTACTTGCCAGCGATACCGTTACCAAAAACGAACTTTCAGAAGCGCTCTTCGATCAAGTGGGCTTAAACAAACGTGAAGCAAAAGATATGATCGACGCGTTCTTTGATCGTATTGGTAAATCACTTGAGGCTGGTACTGAAGTAAAGATTTCTGGCTTCGGTAATTTTCAGTTGCGCAATAAATCGGCTCGTCCTGGCCGAAATCCAAAGACAGGTCAAATGATTCCAATTGCTGCTAGACGTGTAGTCACCTTTCACGCAAGTCAAAAGCTTAAAGATGTAGTGGAGTCGCATGCTCGAGAAAACCGAGTTTGA
- the pheT gene encoding phenylalanine--tRNA ligase subunit beta — MQFSESWLRQYVNPALDSDALGHAMTMAGLEVEEQHSVAPAFTKIVVAQILSAEQHPDADRLRVCKVDAGTGQELQIVCGAPNARAGIKIPCALVGAELPPAEAGGKPFMIKVGKLRGVESQGMLCSGRELGLGDDHEGILELPADAPIGEDIRKYLDLDDQVFVIKLTPNKADCLSLMGMAREVSAITGAPLCVPKWNAPAVSIVDKRKVTVESKELCGRFAGRVIRGVNPQAKTPDWIVQRLSRAGQRSISALVDLSNYVMLEMGQPTHVFDIDKLEGDITVRWAKAGETLELLNGQTVTLVGPDSAGKLQEAGVVADQKGPVALAGIMGGNHCAVSDDTKNIYVEAAYWLPSAIQGRARRFNFSTDAAHRFERGVDPQNTVYCLEYLSSLILEVCGGQVGPVDDQVLNVPERKPVKMRLARAEKVIGIPLTKEVVADVFHRLGFEFKQEGDVFEVTPPSYRFDIEIEEDLIEEVARMYGFENIPDQPPIASLKMSAKAEAKRGIHLLRQRLALQGYQEAVNFGFTDFESEQRLAGAQEEDVIQVLNPIANQYGVMRSNLWGGLLSNLKSNLNRGAGRVRLFETGRVFKRDSKVQEASGKVAGFHQPQKIGGLAYGSSVPEQWASMTRAVDFFDVKGDLERVLDPLHFVTESAQHPALHPGRSAKVLINIGKNTIEVGWIGELHPGLQQAYELPQAPVLFELDLESIRELGLPVPEELSKFPAVQRDLALVVKQSVSAQSLLDAMTSTKQNFVRSIELFDEFKPKAGSSSMADDEKSLAFRVTLLNPQETLQDPQIDAVMAALLGAVEKKCTARLR, encoded by the coding sequence ATGCAATTTTCTGAATCTTGGCTCCGACAGTATGTGAATCCAGCGCTTGATAGCGATGCTTTGGGTCATGCTATGACGATGGCAGGTTTAGAGGTTGAAGAGCAACATTCAGTAGCGCCTGCATTTACGAAGATTGTGGTTGCGCAGATTTTGTCTGCCGAGCAACATCCCGATGCTGATCGTTTACGTGTTTGTAAGGTAGATGCTGGTACGGGCCAAGAGTTACAAATTGTTTGTGGGGCGCCGAATGCGCGCGCTGGCATCAAAATTCCATGCGCTTTAGTTGGCGCTGAATTACCTCCAGCAGAAGCAGGTGGTAAGCCTTTTATGATTAAAGTCGGCAAGCTGCGTGGCGTAGAGAGTCAAGGCATGCTGTGCTCAGGTCGTGAGCTTGGTCTTGGCGATGATCACGAAGGTATTTTGGAGTTGCCAGCAGATGCACCAATTGGTGAAGATATTCGCAAGTATCTTGACTTAGACGATCAAGTCTTCGTCATTAAGTTAACCCCAAATAAAGCGGATTGCCTCTCCTTAATGGGTATGGCAAGAGAGGTCTCTGCGATTACTGGTGCCCCCCTTTGTGTGCCTAAATGGAATGCGCCAGCAGTATCAATTGTTGACAAGCGTAAGGTTACTGTAGAGAGCAAAGAGCTCTGCGGACGTTTTGCTGGTCGCGTGATTCGTGGCGTCAATCCTCAGGCTAAAACACCTGATTGGATTGTGCAGCGTTTATCACGTGCCGGCCAAAGAAGTATTTCTGCATTGGTTGATCTCTCTAACTACGTGATGTTAGAGATGGGTCAACCTACACACGTATTTGATATCGATAAGTTAGAAGGTGACATTACTGTGCGCTGGGCTAAAGCTGGCGAAACACTTGAACTCCTCAACGGTCAAACAGTAACCCTCGTTGGCCCCGACTCTGCAGGTAAGCTACAAGAAGCAGGGGTGGTCGCTGATCAAAAAGGTCCAGTAGCCTTAGCTGGAATCATGGGTGGTAATCATTGCGCTGTAAGCGATGACACCAAAAACATTTATGTAGAGGCAGCATATTGGTTGCCTTCAGCCATTCAAGGGCGTGCCCGTCGCTTCAATTTCAGCACTGATGCTGCTCATCGTTTTGAACGTGGCGTAGACCCGCAAAATACCGTCTATTGCCTTGAATATCTCTCATCCTTAATTCTGGAAGTCTGTGGTGGCCAAGTTGGCCCTGTAGATGATCAAGTCCTGAACGTACCAGAACGTAAGCCAGTCAAAATGCGTTTGGCACGAGCAGAAAAAGTGATTGGCATCCCCCTCACTAAAGAAGTAGTTGCAGATGTATTCCATCGGCTTGGTTTTGAATTTAAGCAAGAAGGGGATGTATTTGAAGTTACGCCTCCTAGCTATCGCTTTGATATTGAAATTGAAGAAGATTTGATTGAAGAAGTTGCTCGGATGTACGGCTTTGAAAATATCCCTGATCAGCCACCGATAGCTTCACTCAAGATGAGCGCTAAAGCTGAAGCAAAGCGTGGCATTCATTTATTACGTCAGCGCTTAGCTTTGCAAGGTTATCAAGAAGCAGTCAATTTTGGCTTTACTGATTTCGAAAGCGAGCAGCGCCTAGCTGGCGCGCAAGAGGAAGATGTGATTCAGGTTCTCAATCCCATTGCTAATCAGTATGGCGTGATGCGAAGCAATCTTTGGGGTGGTTTACTGTCTAACCTCAAATCTAATTTAAATCGGGGGGCAGGGCGAGTGCGCCTGTTCGAGACGGGTCGTGTATTTAAGCGAGATTCCAAGGTTCAAGAAGCCTCTGGCAAAGTAGCAGGCTTTCATCAGCCCCAGAAAATTGGTGGTTTAGCTTATGGGTCATCCGTTCCAGAGCAGTGGGCGAGCATGACGAGAGCGGTTGATTTTTTCGATGTCAAGGGCGACCTAGAGCGTGTTTTAGACCCATTGCATTTTGTAACTGAATCAGCCCAACATCCTGCCTTACATCCGGGGCGCAGTGCAAAAGTATTGATTAATATCGGCAAAAACACGATTGAAGTTGGCTGGATTGGTGAGTTACATCCAGGTTTACAGCAGGCGTATGAACTTCCTCAAGCACCTGTGCTATTTGAACTAGATTTAGAGTCTATACGTGAACTTGGTTTGCCTGTACCAGAGGAGTTGAGTAAATTTCCCGCAGTGCAACGAGATTTAGCGCTAGTAGTGAAGCAAAGTGTTTCTGCTCAGTCCTTATTGGATGCAATGACTTCCACAAAACAGAATTTTGTCCGCTCTATTGAACTCTTTGATGAATTTAAGCCAAAAGCAGGCTCAAGTAGTATGGCGGATGATGAAAAGAGTTTGGCATTTCGAGTGACTTTACTTAACCCTCAGGAAACATTGCAAGACCCTCAAATTGATGCTGTTATGGCTGCATTATTGGGTGCAGTAGAAAAAAAATGCACAGCTCGTCTGCGCTAG
- the pheS gene encoding phenylalanine--tRNA ligase subunit alpha produces MVSLDQIVEDAKRDFSGAADSAALEDAKAKYLGKSGVLTERLKALGGMSPEERKSAGAQINQIKTQVETALQERRQALADAVLLQRLAAESIDVSLPGRGQTVGSLHPVMRTWERVEEIFRSIGFDVADGPEIETDWFNFTALNSPENHPARSMQDTFYIDGKDAHEKPLLLRTHTSPIQVRYASEHVKKYANADVMPPIKVIAPGRTYRVDSDATHSPMFHQVEGLWIAESVSFADLKGVYTDFLRTFFEANELQVRFRPSYFPFTEPSAEIDMAFGSGKLAGRWLEISGAGQVHPNVLRNMGIDPERYTGFAFGSGLERLTMLRYGIDDLRLFFENDLRFLAQFPA; encoded by the coding sequence ATGGTTTCTCTCGACCAAATTGTCGAGGATGCTAAACGTGATTTCTCTGGAGCTGCCGATTCGGCGGCTCTTGAGGACGCGAAAGCCAAGTATCTCGGTAAATCAGGTGTTCTCACCGAGCGTCTCAAAGCGCTTGGTGGAATGTCGCCTGAAGAGCGCAAGAGTGCTGGCGCCCAAATTAATCAAATCAAAACTCAAGTAGAGACTGCATTACAAGAGCGCCGTCAAGCTTTGGCGGATGCCGTATTGCTCCAACGTTTAGCTGCTGAATCGATTGACGTCTCCTTACCAGGGCGCGGTCAGACAGTGGGTAGCTTACATCCCGTCATGCGGACTTGGGAGCGTGTTGAGGAGATCTTTCGCTCCATTGGTTTTGATGTGGCTGATGGTCCTGAAATTGAAACTGATTGGTTTAACTTCACAGCACTCAATAGCCCAGAAAATCATCCTGCGCGTTCAATGCAGGATACCTTTTATATCGATGGCAAAGATGCTCATGAGAAGCCTTTGCTATTGCGTACCCACACCAGTCCAATTCAAGTGCGCTATGCAAGTGAGCATGTCAAGAAATATGCCAACGCTGATGTGATGCCACCGATTAAAGTGATTGCCCCTGGTAGAACCTATCGAGTGGATAGTGATGCAACCCACTCACCCATGTTTCATCAGGTTGAAGGTTTGTGGATTGCTGAAAGTGTTTCATTTGCAGATCTTAAGGGCGTTTATACCGACTTCTTGAGAACCTTCTTTGAAGCAAACGAATTACAAGTGCGCTTTCGCCCGTCGTATTTCCCATTCACGGAGCCTTCTGCAGAAATTGATATGGCCTTTGGCAGTGGCAAGCTTGCCGGCCGTTGGTTAGAGATTTCTGGTGCAGGGCAGGTTCATCCGAATGTGTTGCGCAATATGGGCATTGATCCAGAGCGTTACACCGGCTTTGCCTTTGGTTCTGGTTTAGAGCGTTTAACTATGTTGCGTTACGGTATAGATGACTTACGCCTCTTCTTTGAAAACGATTTACGTTTTTTAGCGCAATTTCCTGCATAA
- the rplT gene encoding 50S ribosomal protein L20, which translates to MPRVKRGVTARARHKKITDAATGYRGRRKNVFRIAKQAVMRAGQYAYRDRRNKKRVFRALWIARINAAVREHDMTYSVFMNGMKKAAIELDRKVLSDMAIADKAAFAALVTRIKSVVSAAA; encoded by the coding sequence ATGCCAAGAGTCAAACGTGGGGTTACAGCAAGAGCCCGTCATAAGAAAATTACCGATGCCGCAACAGGTTACCGCGGTCGTCGTAAAAACGTATTCCGGATTGCTAAGCAAGCGGTTATGCGTGCTGGTCAATATGCCTATCGTGACCGTCGCAACAAGAAACGTGTATTCCGCGCTTTGTGGATTGCTCGTATCAATGCGGCAGTACGTGAGCATGACATGACCTATAGCGTATTCATGAATGGCATGAAGAAGGCTGCGATCGAACTTGACCGCAAGGTGCTTTCTGATATGGCCATTGCTGACAAAGCTGCTTTCGCTGCTTTGGTTACTCGGATCAAATCCGTAGTAAGCGCTGCAGCTTAA
- the rpmI gene encoding 50S ribosomal protein L35: MPKMKSKSSAKKRFTVRAGGTIKRGQAFKRHILTKKTTKNKRHLRGSTEVAKADVKSIRSMLPYA, translated from the coding sequence ATGCCCAAGATGAAGAGCAAGAGTAGCGCGAAGAAGCGCTTCACGGTTCGCGCAGGCGGAACGATCAAACGAGGTCAGGCTTTCAAACGCCACATCCTCACCAAGAAGACCACAAAGAACAAGCGTCATTTGCGTGGTTCCACAGAAGTTGCGAAAGCTGACGTTAAGTCAATTCGCTCCATGCTTCCTTACGCTTAA